Genomic DNA from Marnyiella aurantia:
AACAATAGAGGAAGAGGAAATAAAAAAAGAACTCGTCATTCAAAAGGACGAGAAAGAGTGTACGTACAATTTACCGAAAGGTATTTATACTTACGAGGTGCTCCTCTCAAGCAAAGATACCTACCAGAAAGGGGAGTATAAAGTAACGGAGGAAACCCTGATGACCGTAAATAAAAAGTAGGACGTCAGGCCAGGACCTCTGAAGTTTGGGCTTTAATAATTTTGCACAATTAATACTTCAAAAACAAAGAGCACTGAAAACCAGTGCTCTTTATCCTTTCATTTTACTTTTACCCATTAACCCGGGACAGGTTTTTTATATCGAAGGCTTACACAACACCTTGCGCAAGCATGGCTTCTGCAACTTTCACGAATCCGGCGATATTTGCTCCCTTTACATAGTTCACATATCCGTCTTCTTCCTTACCGTAATCTCTGCAGGCTTTGTGGATTCCGATCATAATTTCCTTAAGACGGCTGTCCACCTCTTCAGAACTCCAGTTCAGACGGATAGAGTTTTGCGTCATTTCCAGTCCCGAAGTAGCTACACCTCCTGCGTTGGAAGCCTTGCCCGGTGAAAACAGAACCTTATGCTCCAGGAAGTGGTTAATAGCTTCCAGTGTGCTTGGCATATTGGCAGCTTCAGTTACGCATATCACACCGTTATCAACTAATATTTTTGCATCCTCCAGATCCAGTTCATTTTGTGTGGCAGCTGGAATGGCTACATCACACTTTACTTCCCACGGACGTTTTCCAGCATGGAACTCTGCACCGGGGAACTTTTTGGCGTAATCTTCAGCGCGGTTATTACCGGATGCTCGAAGTTCCAGCAGATAATCAATTTTATCACCTGTAATTCCGTCCTTATCATATATATAACCGTCCGGACCTGAAATAGTAACGCAGGTTCCACCCAGTTCTTCCACTTTCTTGATAACACCCCAGGCTACATTACCAAATCCGGAAACGGTAACAGTTTTCCCTTTGAAATCCTGATTGATTGTCTTAAGCATCTGCTCGGCGAAGTAAACGACAC
This window encodes:
- the gdhA gene encoding NADP-specific glutamate dehydrogenase: MEHYNVDQKIQEFIAKIEAKNPNEPEFLQAVKEVAVTVIPFIASRPQYNGMKLLERMSEPERTIIFRVPWVDDQGEIHVNRGFRIQMNSAIGPYKGGIRFHPTVNLSVLKFLAFEQTFKNSLTTLPMGGGKGGSDFDPQGKSDMEVMRFCQAFMTEMCKHIGPETDVPAGDIGVGAREIGYLFGQYKKVRNEFTGVLTGKGLAYGGSLIRPEATGYGVVYFAEQMLKTINQDFKGKTVTVSGFGNVAWGVIKKVEELGGTCVTISGPDGYIYDKDGITGDKIDYLLELRASGNNRAEDYAKKFPGAEFHAGKRPWEVKCDVAIPAATQNELDLEDAKILVDNGVICVTEAANMPSTLEAINHFLEHKVLFSPGKASNAGGVATSGLEMTQNSIRLNWSSEEVDSRLKEIMIGIHKACRDYGKEEDGYVNYVKGANIAGFVKVAEAMLAQGVV